The following coding sequences lie in one Musa acuminata AAA Group cultivar baxijiao chromosome BXJ3-1, Cavendish_Baxijiao_AAA, whole genome shotgun sequence genomic window:
- the LOC135628125 gene encoding pentatricopeptide repeat-containing protein At1g09900-like — MTAKSPIFVIRRHLPIWVSLNYRSYTIASAALVQGPPKDDKDAPDSAEFVSAVQVLKNRLHPDRLVHVLDSTSDVTLALKVFKWASRQKRFQQTAETYAHMIFKLGMVGDQEEMEVLLNEMVNLQLQNIEQTFDYLIHAFCKNYRPVEALQVFKISNLAKHRLSVSTCNTLLDAFASQGGNFCSLMFVYKEMVKAGILPDVETLNHLIKGLCDIGCLDLALTQFHRMDKKQCFPNSQTFEILIKALYTSERADKAVELLNQMLDLQISPHFDFYNSIIPLLCSINRFKEVIKLLRIREDAGGNLDLHLYSYLINCLSANQQIESAVELIRKITNSGLAPLTNMYMDIVDGFCNIGKFTEAMSFLDEGRVLEIEPYNTLLKGFCNVSRYQEATVYLKKIAEGGLTNVLSWYILIKGLCEEGLVRKAFQVMGRMIISSSSSSFVVDGTIYSAIITGYCKIGAYENALSIFRLSCLYDLSLDSESCSQLIEGLCVVKKIQESAEVFYHIIGKGDLLTSNALSELIQGICHNGKVQEAIKVRSLAVFNGSSSNSVTISIILLGLLDLNKEKDILTFLSQILVEGCALDVKTYCILIHSLCSKFMMREAAILFNQMVHESFIPNSETLELLVVRLARCSQLHLVMHSLDSLIKKCGLLSPTMCNAVIYSLMKEGHKHEACNFLDTMLDKGWVPDAETHVLLVGNNNKDGRNENDDVFKALGDDKVSKILAEGLEDFGNHMALR; from the coding sequence ATGACAGCAAAGTCTCCAATCTTCGTTATTCGGAGGCATCTTCCCATCTGGGTCTCCCTAAATTATCGTTCTTACACAATTGCAAGTGCGGCACTTGTTCAGGGTCCTCCCAAAGATGACAAAGACGCTCCAGATTCTGCTGAGTTTGTATCTGCGGTACAGGTGCTTAAGAATCGGCTTCATCCCGACAGACTTGTTCATGTCTTGGATTCTACATCTGATGTGACCTTGGCTCTTAAGGTGTTTAAGTGGGCTTCGAGGCAGAAAAGGTTCCAGCAGACAGCTGAGACTTATGCCCATATGATTTTTAAGTTGGGAATGGTGGGAGATCAGGAAGAAATGGAGGTTCTTTTGAACGAGATGGTTAATTTACAACTTCAAAATATAGAACAGACCTTTGATTACTTGATCCATGCATTTTGTAAAAATTATAGGCCTGTAGAAGCTTTACAGGTTTTCAAAATTTCAAATTTGGCAAAACACAGGTTATCAGTCTCAACATGCAACACATTATTAGATGCTTTTGCTTCACAGGGTGGAAATTTTTGCTCGTTGATGTTTGTCTATAAGGAAATGGTCAAAGCAGGGATTCTTCCAGATGTTGAAACATTGAATCACTTAATAAAGGGTTTATGTGACATTGGGTGCTTGGACTTAGCGCTAACCCAGTTTCATAGGATGGATAAGAAGCAGTGCTTTCCAAACAGCCAGACATTTGAGATACTCATTAAAGCTCTTTACACTAGTGAACGAGCAGACAAAGCAGTTGAGTTATTGAATCAGATGCTGGATCTACAAATCTCtccacattttgatttctataatAGTATTATACCTCTTCTTTGCAGCATCAACAGATTCAAAGAAGTCATTAAGTTGCTTAGAATTAGGGAAGATGCAGGTGGCAATCTGGATTTACATTTGTATAGCTATCTGATTAATTGTTTGTCTGCCAATCAACAAATAGAGAGTGCTGTAGAACTTATTCGTAAAATCACAAACTCAGGCCTTGCTCCTTTAACTAATATGTACATGGATATTGTGGATGGTTTCTGCAACATTGGGAAGTTCACTGAAGCCATGAGCTTCCTGGATGAAGGGCGAGTTTTGGAAATCGAGCCTTACAACACCTTGCTCAAAGGTTTCTGCAATGTCAGCAGATATCAGGAGGCAACTGTTTACTTGAAGAAAATAGCTGAAGGGGGTTTGACTAATGTTTTATCGTGGTATATTCTTATAAAAGGACTTTGTGAGGAAGGGCTTGTCAGAAAAGCATTTCAAGTTATGGGAAGAAtgattatttcttcttcttcttcttcttttgtggttGATGGAACTATTTATTCTGCTATTATAACTGGGTACTGTAAGATCGGTGCATATGAGAATGCTTTAAGTATCTTTAGACTGTCCTGTTTGTATGACCTCTCTTTAGATTCAGAGTCATGCTCGCAGTTGATTGAGGGTTTGTGTGTTGTGAAGAAGATCCAAGAATCTGCTGAGGTATTTTACCACATTATTGGTAAAGGTGATTTGCTTACTAGTAATGCACTAAGTGAATTAATTCAAGGCATCTGTCACAATGGAAAGGTGCAGGAAGCCATCAAAGTGCGTTCTCTCGCTGTTTTTAATGGCTCATCTTCTAATTCAGTCACAATTTCCATAATATTGCTTGGTCTCTTAGATTTGAACAAGGAAAAAGATATCTTAACATTCCTTTCCCAGATTTTGGTTGAAGGATGTGCATTGGATGTGAAGACATACTGCATTCTCATTCATAGCTTGTGTTCCAAGTTTATGATGAGAGAGGCTGCAATTTTGTTCAACCAAATGGTTCATGAGAGCTTTATTCCTAACTCTGAAACACTTGAGCTACTCGTGGTTAGACTGGCAAGATGTTCGCAATTGCATTTGGTCATGCATAGTTTAGATAGCCTGATCAAGAAATGTGGACTACTAAGTCCCACAATGTGTAACGCAGTAATATATAGTCTCATGAAAGAGGGACACAAGCATGAGGCCTGTAACTTTTTGGACACAATGCTTGATAAAGGGTGGGTCCCAGATGCTGAGACCCATGTTTTGCTTGTtggaaataataataaagatgggAGGAATGAAAATGATGATGTATTTAAAGCTCTTGGTGATGACAAAGTGAGCAAAATATTAGCTGAGGGGCTGGAAGATTTTGGCAATCACATGGCTTTGAGATGA
- the LOC103993846 gene encoding protein S-acyltransferase 18, producing the protein MRRHGWQLPLHPLQFVGMAVFCFLVISFFVFLGPFLGNRILKNTILTLFFFAALSVAILYTRCTAIDPSDRTAAKKRRRSKSAGLPKLNYRFMLWQVVVRFFRKVEGRILRRCIRRKYLDPWHPNVQMQPLLSFPLVFLEDAATMPDRKDDDITFCTLCDLEVKKHSKHCRSCDRCVDGFDHHCRWLNNCIGRKNYTTFILLMLLTLLMLIIEGGTAFVVFVRCFTNGKEIASESKEILHAEIPKGVLAAISMFLALLTAYSTAALGQLFFFHVVLIRKGMRTYDYILAMREQSQSVDPFDELYSSSDESDDLDSPERPTLLSRFRCHKSEKSQSTQRLSIRIEKDSDSSTPNKKTEFHIDPWKLIKMSKEKTLMAAERARERMRQKLTPMVATGLSISPLKPLPLEMKQGPLMNPDAKKVILRDTTPVVPRGWFPSSPSRRLSSPRRRFSGSPSPRPQKYRSSFDPKLTEVSRELETYISKQVLCSVLKQGEDDESSPR; encoded by the exons ATGAGGCGCCACGGTTGGCAACTCCCTCTCCATCCTCTCCAG TTTGTGGGAATGGCTGTGTTCTGTTTCCTGGTGATCTCCTTCTTCGTTTTCCTCGGACCTTTTCTAGGGAACAGAATTCTCAAGAACACGATCCTGACGCTCTTCTTCTTCGCG GCATTGTCGGTAGCGATCCTATACACGAGGTGCACTGCCATCGATCCATCGGACAGGACGGCCGCCAAGAAACGGAGGCGAAGCAAGTCCGCTGGCCTGCCGAAGCTGAACTACAGGTTCATGTTGTGGCAGGTGGTGGTGAGGTTCTTCAGGAAGGTAGAAGGCAGGATCCTCAGGCGCTGCATAAGGAGGAAGTACTTGGATCCATGGCACCCGAACGTCCAAATGCAGCCCCTCCTCTCCTTTCCTCTCGTATTCCTCGAAGACGCCGCCACAATGCCCGATCGGAAGGACGACGACATCACATTCTGCACTCTCTGTGACTTGGAG GTGAAGAAGCACAGCAAGCATTGCCGGAGCTGTGACAGGTGCGTCGACGGATTCGATCACCATTGCAGG TGGCTCAACAACTGTATCGGAAGAAAGAACTACACCACCTTCATCCTCCTCATGCTTCTCACATTGTTAATG CTCATCATAGAGGGCGGAACTGCGTTTGTGGTCTTCGTTCGCTGCTTCACCAACGGAAAGGAGATCGCCAGCGAATCGAAAGAGATTCTCCATGCTGAGATTCCCAAAGGAGTTCTTGCAGCAATATCA ATGTTTCTGGCGCTACTGACGGCATATAGCACAGCAGCATTGGGgcagctatttttctttcatgtaGTTCTCATCAGAAAG GGAATGAGAACATACGATTACATCCTGGCAATGAGAGAACAAAGCCAGTCGGTTGATCCATTTGATGAGTTgtattcatcttcggatgaaagtGATGACTTAGACTCACCAGAAAGACCCACTCTGCTGTCTCGGTTCCGATGTCACAAATCTGAAAAGAGCCAA AGCACCCAAAGATTATCGATAAGAATCGAAAAAGATTCAGACTCCTCAACTCCAAACAAGAAGACAGAATTCCACATCGACCCGTGGAAACTGATCAAAATGAGCAAGGAGAAGACACTGATGGCAGCTGAGAGAGCAAGGGAGAGAATGAGACAGAAATTGACACCCATGGTAGCGACTGGACTGTCCATATCACCACTGAAACCACTGCCGCTGGAGATGAAACAGGGACCATTGATGAACCCAGACGCGAAGAAGGTGATCCTTAGAGACACGACACCTGTTGTCCCGAGGGGGTGGTTTCCAAGTTCACCAAGCAGACGTCTCTCCAGCCCCAGGCGGAGATTCTCAGGGTCTCCTTCTCCAAGGCCTCAAAAGTACAGGAGCAGCTTCGATCCAAAACTGACAGAGGTTTCAAGGGAACTTGAGACATACATTTCCAAGCAGGTGCTGTGCTCTGTTCTTAAACAGGGTGAGGATGATGAGTCTTCTCCGAGATAG
- the LOC135628934 gene encoding spermidine synthase 2-like, which yields MEVEGGVKVGGGEKEKVGGAVQQVNGGLTNDGLSAIMPGWFSEINPMWPGEAHSLKVEKVLFQGKSDFQNVVVFQSSTYGKVLVLDGVIQLTERDECAYQEMITHIPLCSILNPKKVLVIGGGDGGVLREVSRYSSVEQIDICEIDKMVIDVSKEFFPNMAVGYEDPRVTLHVGDGVAFLKNVPEGTYDAIIVDSSDPIGPAKELFEKPFFESVANALRPGGVVCTQAESIWLHMHIIEDIVSNCRQVFKGSVSYAWTTVPTYPSGVIGFMLCSTEGPPVDFQHPVYNIDEAENSNKSVGPLKFYNSEIHSAAFCLPSFARRVIDS from the exons ATGGAAGTGGAAGGCGGCGTCAAGGTAGGAGgaggggagaaggagaaggtcGGTGGCGCGGTGCAGCAGGTCAACGGGGGCCTGACGAACGATGGCTTATCGGCCATCATGCCCGGGTGGTTCTCCGAGATCAACCCCATGTGGCCAG GAGAGGCCCACTCGTTAAAAGTGGAGAAGGTCTTATTTCAAGGAAAATCAGACTTCCAAAATGTTGTGGTGTTTCAG TCTTCCACTTATGGGAAAGTTCTCGTCTTGGATGGGGTCATTCAATTGACAGAGAGGGATGAGTGTGCTTACCAAGAAATGATTACTCATATTCCACTTTGCTCTATCCTGAACCCTAAAAAG GTTCTGGTCATTGGAGGCGGTGATGGTGGTGTTCTACGAGAAGTATCACGTTATTCTTCTGTGGAGCAAATCGACATATGTGAAATTGATAAAATGGTTATAGAT GTTTCTAAGGAATTCTTCCCCAACATGGCTGTTGGATATGAAGATCCTCGTGTGACTCTTCATGTTGGTGATG GAGTTGCATTCCTAAAGAACGTTCCTGAAGGTACTTATGATGCGATCATTGTGGATTCTTCTGATCCAATAG GTCCCGCTAAAGAACTTTTCGAGAAGCCTTTCTTCGAATCGGTTGCCAATGCTCTTCGTCCAGGAGGAGTTGTATGCACTCAGGCAGAAAGCATATGGCTTCATATGCACATAATTGAAGACATTGTTTCTAATTGTCGCCAAGTTTTTAAGGGCTCTGTGAGTTATGCTTGGACAACAGTACCTACATATCCAAG CGGAGTGATTGGCTTCATGCTTTGCTCCACCGAAGGGCCACCTGTTGATTTCCAACATCCTGTGTACAACATAGATGAGGCTGAGAATTCCAACAAGTCCGTAGGACCTTTAAAGTTCTACAACTCTGAG ATTCATTCTGCTGCATTTTGCTTGCCGTCTTTCGCGCGGAGGGTTATTGATTCTTAG